In Helicobacter ibis, a genomic segment contains:
- a CDS encoding HU family DNA-binding protein: MNKAEFVDLVKKVGEYETKKEAEKAISSFVLAVEKALAKKESIELVGFGKFESVLQKGKEGTVPGTNKKYKTKDKFVPKFKAGKGLKDAVAAAKK, translated from the coding sequence ATGAACAAGGCAGAATTTGTAGATTTAGTAAAAAAAGTAGGAGAATACGAGACTAAAAAAGAAGCTGAAAAAGCAATTAGCTCTTTTGTTCTAGCAGTTGAGAAAGCTCTAGCTAAAAAAGAAAGCATTGAATTAGTAGGATTTGGTAAATTTGAATCTGTTCTACAAAAAGGTAAAGAAGGAACAGTTCCGGGAACAAACAAAAAATATAAAACAAAAGATAAGTTCGTTCCTAAATTCAAAGCTGGTAAAGGTCTTAAAGACGCTGTTGCGGCTGCTAAAAAATAA
- the gap gene encoding type I glyceraldehyde-3-phosphate dehydrogenase — protein MALKVAVNGTGRIGLCVCKILGNRDDINLVAINTTMPTDTLIHLLKYDSVHIGSEIKKIDENIINIGKQKNIKIVSTRDIKETNFGSYGAKVVIECTGAFNDINKAKAHLYGGIQKVVISAPATDTPTFVYGVNHNSYNGEEVISNASCTTNALAPLVKILHLNLKIKSGLMTTIHSYTNDQNLVDSKHKDLRRARAAALNMIPTSTGAAKAIGLVLPELQGKLNGLSIRVPTPDVSMVDLSCIVEKGITKESINELFANYANGEMKDILLIDNEKRVSGDFIGFPHSAIFIPDCTFVTDENHIKICAWYDNEWGYSTRLVDMTSFVGNYN, from the coding sequence ATGGCATTAAAAGTTGCAGTAAATGGAACTGGTAGAATTGGACTATGTGTATGCAAGATTCTAGGAAATAGAGATGATATCAATCTAGTAGCAATAAACACAACAATGCCAACTGATACACTGATACATTTATTAAAATACGATTCTGTTCATATAGGAAGCGAAATAAAAAAAATAGATGAAAATATAATAAACATAGGAAAACAAAAAAATATAAAAATAGTAAGCACTAGAGATATAAAAGAGACAAATTTTGGCTCATATGGTGCAAAGGTAGTTATCGAATGCACCGGTGCATTTAATGATATAAATAAGGCAAAAGCACATCTATATGGTGGAATACAAAAGGTGGTCATATCAGCTCCAGCAACAGATACACCTACATTTGTATATGGAGTAAATCATAACTCATACAATGGAGAAGAAGTAATTTCAAATGCAAGTTGCACCACAAATGCTCTAGCACCTCTAGTGAAGATTCTACATTTGAATCTAAAAATAAAAAGCGGACTTATGACAACAATACACAGCTATACAAATGATCAAAATCTAGTAGATTCAAAACATAAAGACCTAAGAAGAGCAAGAGCAGCTGCACTCAATATGATACCAACTTCAACTGGGGCTGCAAAGGCTATTGGACTTGTATTACCAGAGCTTCAAGGAAAACTAAATGGACTATCAATTAGAGTTCCTACGCCTGATGTTAGCATGGTTGATTTAAGTTGTATAGTAGAAAAAGGTATAACTAAAGAATCCATAAACGAACTATTTGCAAATTATGCAAATGGTGAGATGAAAGATATTTTGTTAATCGATAACGAAAAGCGTGTATCTGGTGATTTTATAGGATTCCCACATAGTGCAATTTTTATTCCTGATTGCACATTTGTTACAGATGAAAATCACATAAAAATATGTGCATGGTATGACAATGAATGGGGGTATTCTACGAGATTAGTAGATATGACTTCTTTTGTAGGTAATTACAATTA